From Humisphaera borealis, the proteins below share one genomic window:
- a CDS encoding Dabb family protein, translated as MIRHTVVFRLKHPAASAAERDFLRAARELAGIPGVQHFECLRQISAKNPFTFGLSMEFANAAAYKRYSDHPDHVRFVQER; from the coding sequence ATGATTCGTCACACCGTTGTCTTCCGACTCAAACATCCCGCAGCCTCTGCCGCCGAACGGGATTTCCTCAGAGCCGCGCGCGAGCTTGCAGGCATCCCTGGGGTACAACACTTCGAGTGCTTGCGGCAGATCAGCGCCAAGAACCCCTTCACCTTTGGTCTCTCGATGGAGTTCGCCAATGCGGCGGCCTATAAGCGATACAGCGACCATCCCGACCATGTGCGCTTTGTGCAGGAGCGTTGA
- a CDS encoding FG-GAP-like repeat-containing protein produces the protein MCALCRSVDPTDFQLTFSGGVSAATAVAVNPVSPSVYNVAVSGIAGSGTLGLNLVDNGTIRDTAGHSLQSNAATAGLFASETTFAVGSRPFTVASADVNGDNKPDLITANFGSDNVSVLLGNGDGTFQAGTTFAVGDGPYCVAADVNGDNKPDLVTANYHSKSVSVLLGNGDGTFQAQKTFAVGIGPTSVIVEDMNADDKPDIATSNSVAGTVSVLLGNGDGSFEAQLTFAAGLDAGSLISADLNGDDNPDLIATNYYSTTVSVLLGNGDGTFQARQVIAVGSSTATVTSADVNNDGKADLVTGNWASDTISVLLGKGDGTFQAEKTFNVSEPWYITSVEVDGDGKIDLIVVDEFNDKVKVLLGNGDGTFKAQKTYDAGSSPVLVEVVDVNGDARLDLITANFNSDTVSVLLNSGRGNFTGQTYTIQVPPSNSAVYTVTSLGDSAGTVTAAGPRKFNATTLRAAIAAANSHLGNDAIEFAPGLKGMITLSTALPQLSDNVVLRGPGASLLTVARSPSEASNFSIFFLNAGKTATISGLGIAKGTGVPVGPSGITAGGGIFNNGALRITDCVLTENSSKSTGGGIYSAGNLTATNCTFTGNSAQDGGAIYTTGTATSTLQSCNLAGNWTGQGGRGGGISNGGALTIDTSLLVANSAGRAGTGGGVYNGGSLVLRGSTVAGNAAQQGGGIYHAGNGSFIASNAIVAMNLKETCNVNGQVTATNPDDLFGASTSTASSFNLIGTGGSAGMANGVNHNIVGVDPGFLLNPSSGADGIRATADDGPGNFRLRPDSRALNGGANNLVAPGITMDIDGRPRVVDGTVDIGAYEMKLLRVSSSATGGSTGQSWSSAFRSLSGALGAASPGTNVLVEAGTYLPGTASARSASFSLGAGVSVFGGYAGNSNPLNPNQRDISGFKTILSGDIGRPNDNSDNSYHVVTAVNGGAPIVLDGVTITAGNANDASALNGKFGGGLLIIGSSAVLRDCLVNHNSALGSGGGIAALLGSNVDVKNSEVSQNKAGVDGGAMHTSEGARLSMTGGKAIGNLAGALGGMLGAGGQSKFEITGVDVAGNKAKEGGAISVKEKSSGIADQCKINGNEGSVNGGGFRIKDEGAVDVKNSEVSQNKAGVDGGAMHTSEGARLSMTGGKAIGNFAGVFGGMLGAGGQSKFEMTGVDVASNKAKEGGAIAVKEKASGIADQCKINGNEGSVNGGGFRIKDEGAVDVKNSEVSQNKAGVDGGAMHTSEGARLSMTGGKGIGNLAGALGGMLGAGGQSRFTMTGVDVASNKAKEGGAIAVKETASGIADECKINGNEGSVNGGGFRIKDEGAVDVKNSEVSQNKAGVDGGAMHTSENARLSMTGGKAIGNFAGVFGGMLGAGGQSKFEMTGVDVAGNKAKEGGAIATNEESVGAVTQCLVNGNQASGLGGALAALGSSTLGVTNSTLSGNMADKGGAIGVSSIKRLFVGACTIVGNTAAVGGGIAGLGAAIGLFNAIVCGNFGLLTTLRSSESPSNDIEGTIGSDSSSNLVGVGGSGGIVNGKNGNLVGITLAQLKLGPLADNGGPTQAMALLPGSIAINAGSNAKAVDAAGKPIATDQRGTGFARIVGGIVDVGAFEVQSPVVTGKGSVAGIVFKDLNGNRIQDADESGVKGWLVWADLNKDGRLNYNEPRTVSNAGGQYTLTNVPTGYQLVRLEKRTGWQQTIPRGGGAHGPTILTDKLITGWHFGIRPILG, from the coding sequence ATGTGCGCTTTGTGCAGGAGCGTTGACCCAACCGATTTCCAGTTAACCTTCTCCGGCGGCGTCAGCGCGGCGACAGCCGTCGCGGTCAACCCGGTAAGCCCGTCGGTTTACAACGTGGCCGTCAGCGGGATCGCCGGCAGCGGAACGCTGGGATTAAATCTTGTGGATAACGGCACCATCCGTGACACGGCAGGACATTCGCTGCAAAGCAATGCCGCCACGGCTGGCTTATTCGCGAGTGAGACGACTTTCGCCGTTGGGTCCCGGCCGTTTACCGTGGCATCGGCAGATGTGAACGGAGATAACAAACCCGACCTGATCACTGCAAATTTTGGAAGTGACAACGTTAGCGTTCTTCTGGGCAACGGCGATGGAACCTTCCAGGCGGGGACGACTTTCGCAGTTGGTGACGGACCATATTGCGTCGCCGCCGATGTGAACGGTGACAATAAGCCAGACCTCGTTACCGCCAACTATCACAGCAAATCCGTCAGCGTTCTTCTGGGTAACGGAGACGGAACATTTCAGGCACAGAAGACCTTTGCAGTCGGGATCGGTCCGACGTCCGTGATCGTGGAAGACATGAACGCCGATGACAAGCCTGACATTGCAACCTCCAACTCGGTCGCCGGCACCGTTAGTGTCCTTCTGGGCAATGGAGACGGCAGTTTTGAAGCTCAGCTTACCTTTGCGGCCGGGCTCGACGCAGGTTCTTTGATCTCTGCGGATTTGAACGGCGACGACAACCCTGACCTGATTGCCACGAACTACTACAGTACCACAGTCAGCGTGCTTCTGGGCAATGGCGACGGCACCTTTCAGGCGAGGCAGGTGATCGCGGTTGGCTCCAGCACCGCTACAGTGACCTCGGCAGACGTTAACAATGATGGTAAGGCCGACCTGGTGACTGGTAACTGGGCAAGCGACACCATCAGCGTCCTACTGGGGAAGGGGGATGGAACCTTCCAAGCGGAGAAGACCTTCAACGTCTCCGAACCGTGGTACATCACATCGGTGGAAGTGGACGGCGACGGCAAGATCGACTTGATCGTCGTTGACGAGTTCAATGACAAAGTCAAGGTGCTTCTGGGAAACGGTGACGGCACATTCAAGGCGCAGAAGACTTACGATGCAGGATCTAGTCCAGTTTTAGTGGAGGTGGTCGACGTCAACGGCGATGCCAGGCTCGACTTGATAACCGCCAACTTCAACAGCGACACTGTCAGCGTGCTGCTGAATAGCGGTAGAGGGAATTTCACGGGCCAGACTTACACGATCCAAGTCCCACCATCGAACTCAGCGGTCTACACTGTCACCAGTCTTGGCGACTCGGCAGGGACTGTGACAGCCGCAGGACCTCGGAAGTTCAACGCCACGACGCTGCGCGCAGCAATTGCCGCAGCGAACTCCCATCTTGGGAACGATGCAATCGAGTTCGCTCCCGGGCTCAAGGGCATGATCACGTTGTCCACTGCGTTGCCTCAATTGTCTGACAATGTAGTTCTGAGGGGGCCTGGCGCATCGCTATTGACGGTGGCACGCAGCCCTTCGGAGGCCTCAAACTTCTCGATCTTCTTCCTCAATGCCGGCAAGACCGCGACCATCTCAGGTCTCGGGATTGCAAAGGGCACTGGTGTTCCCGTGGGGCCATCGGGCATCACAGCTGGCGGAGGCATCTTCAACAACGGAGCGCTGCGCATTACTGACTGTGTACTTACCGAGAACTCTTCGAAGTCGACCGGTGGCGGCATCTACAGCGCGGGGAACTTAACTGCCACTAACTGCACGTTTACTGGAAACTCCGCACAAGACGGTGGCGCGATTTACACTACCGGCACGGCAACCTCAACCCTTCAGAGTTGCAACCTCGCGGGCAATTGGACGGGCCAGGGCGGCCGTGGCGGCGGAATCTCCAACGGTGGGGCCCTCACCATAGATACCAGCCTTCTGGTCGCGAATTCGGCAGGCCGTGCCGGCACGGGAGGTGGCGTGTACAACGGCGGAAGCCTCGTCCTAAGAGGGTCAACTGTGGCCGGGAATGCGGCCCAACAGGGTGGTGGGATCTACCACGCGGGAAATGGCTCGTTCATTGCATCCAACGCAATTGTGGCGATGAATCTCAAGGAAACATGCAACGTCAACGGACAGGTGACGGCAACTAACCCCGACGATCTCTTCGGTGCCTCGACCAGCACGGCCAGTTCTTTCAACCTCATCGGCACCGGCGGCTCTGCGGGCATGGCCAACGGTGTCAACCACAACATTGTTGGCGTCGATCCTGGTTTCCTTCTCAATCCAAGTTCGGGTGCCGACGGGATCCGAGCCACCGCCGACGATGGGCCCGGGAACTTCCGACTCCGGCCGGACTCGCGCGCCCTCAATGGTGGCGCGAATAATCTCGTCGCTCCCGGCATTACGATGGACATCGACGGACGTCCGCGAGTTGTCGACGGGACTGTCGATATCGGCGCCTATGAGATGAAACTGCTGCGCGTCAGCAGCAGTGCCACTGGCGGCAGTACCGGCCAGTCGTGGAGCAGTGCATTCCGAAGTCTGAGTGGCGCCTTGGGAGCGGCGAGTCCGGGCACCAACGTCCTGGTGGAAGCCGGTACCTATCTACCCGGTACGGCCAGCGCTCGGAGTGCGTCATTCTCTCTCGGGGCCGGAGTGTCGGTATTTGGCGGATACGCTGGGAACAGCAATCCCCTGAACCCGAATCAGCGGGACATCTCCGGATTCAAGACAATCTTGTCGGGAGACATCGGCAGGCCGAACGATAACAGCGATAACAGTTACCATGTCGTCACTGCCGTCAACGGCGGAGCTCCGATTGTGCTCGATGGTGTCACCATCACGGCAGGCAATGCCAACGATGCCAGTGCGCTGAACGGCAAGTTCGGCGGCGGATTGCTGATTATCGGTTCCTCGGCCGTGCTCCGCGATTGCCTCGTCAATCATAATTCTGCGCTCGGCAGCGGTGGTGGCATTGCGGCTCTGCTCGGGTCCAATGTCGACGTCAAGAACTCGGAAGTGAGTCAGAACAAGGCGGGCGTCGACGGCGGTGCGATGCACACCAGCGAGGGTGCCAGGCTGAGCATGACCGGCGGCAAGGCGATCGGCAATCTTGCCGGGGCGCTGGGCGGTATGCTCGGTGCCGGCGGACAGTCCAAGTTCGAGATAACCGGCGTCGACGTCGCCGGCAACAAGGCCAAGGAAGGTGGCGCGATCTCCGTCAAGGAGAAGTCGTCCGGGATCGCCGATCAGTGCAAGATCAACGGCAATGAGGGCTCGGTCAACGGCGGCGGGTTCCGCATCAAGGACGAAGGAGCGGTCGACGTCAAGAACTCGGAAGTGAGTCAGAACAAGGCGGGCGTCGACGGCGGTGCGATGCACACCAGCGAGGGTGCCAGGCTGAGCATGACCGGCGGCAAGGCGATCGGCAATTTTGCCGGTGTATTCGGCGGCATGCTCGGTGCCGGCGGACAGTCCAAGTTCGAGATGACCGGCGTCGACGTCGCCAGCAACAAGGCCAAGGAAGGTGGCGCGATCGCGGTCAAGGAGAAGGCGTCCGGGATCGCCGATCAGTGCAAGATCAACGGCAATGAGGGCTCGGTCAACGGCGGCGGGTTCCGCATCAAGGACGAAGGAGCGGTCGACGTCAAGAACTCGGAAGTTAGTCAGAACAAGGCGGGCGTCGACGGCGGTGCGATGCACACCAGCGAGGGTGCCAGGCTGAGCATGACCGGCGGCAAGGGGATCGGCAATCTTGCCGGGGCGCTGGGCGGCATGCTCGGTGCCGGCGGCCAGTCCAGGTTCACGATGACCGGCGTCGACGTCGCCAGCAACAAGGCCAAGGAAGGTGGCGCGATCGCGGTCAAGGAGACGGCGTCCGGGATCGCCGATGAGTGCAAGATCAACGGCAATGAGGGCTCGGTCAACGGCGGCGGGTTCCGCATCAAGGACGAAGGAGCGGTCGACGTCAAGAACTCGGAAGTGAGTCAGAACAAGGCGGGCGTCGACGGCGGTGCGATGCACACCAGCGAGAACGCCAGGCTGAGCATGACCGGCGGCAAGGCGATCGGCAATTTTGCCGGTGTATTCGGCGGCATGCTCGGTGCCGGCGGACAGTCGAAGTTCGAGATGACCGGCGTCGACGTCGCCGGCAACAAGGCCAAGGAAGGTGGCGCGATCGCAACGAACGAGGAGTCCGTGGGGGCCGTCACCCAGTGCCTTGTAAATGGGAACCAAGCCAGTGGCTTGGGAGGCGCACTGGCGGCTCTCGGCAGTTCAACGTTGGGCGTGACTAACTCGACGCTCTCTGGAAATATGGCGGACAAGGGTGGTGCCATTGGCGTTAGTTCCATCAAACGCCTCTTTGTCGGTGCCTGCACGATTGTTGGCAACACTGCTGCAGTCGGCGGAGGCATCGCAGGGCTAGGCGCTGCGATTGGACTCTTCAACGCGATCGTCTGCGGCAACTTTGGATTGCTGACCACCCTGCGATCGTCGGAATCGCCTTCCAACGACATCGAAGGAACGATAGGCTCCGACAGTTCATCGAACCTGGTTGGCGTGGGTGGTTCCGGAGGCATTGTCAACGGCAAGAACGGCAACCTCGTCGGCATCACCCTCGCCCAGCTCAAACTCGGCCCCCTGGCCGACAACGGCGGCCCGACCCAGGCCATGGCCCTGCTCCCCGGCAGCATCGCCATCAACGCCGGCTCCAACGCCAAAGCCGTCGACGCCGCCGGCAAACCCATCGCGACCGATCAGCGCGGCACCGGCTTCGCCCGCATCGTCGGCGGAATCGTCGATGTCGGCGCGTTCGAAGTGCAATCGCCCGTCGTCACCGGCAAAGGCTCCGTCGCCGGCATTGTGTTCAAAGACCTCAACGGCAACCGCATCCAGGACGCCGATGAGTCAGGCGTCAAAGGCTGGCTCGTCTGGGCCGACCTGAACAAGGACGGCCGGCTCAACTACAACGAGCCCCGCACCGTCAGCAACGCCGGCGGTCAATACACCCTCACCAACGTCCCCACCGGCTACCAACTCGTCCGCTTGGAGAAGCGCACCGGCTGGCAACAGACCATTCCCCGAGGCGGCGGCGCCCACGGCCCGACGATCCTCACAGACAAGCTGATCACCGGCTGGCATTTCGGCATCCGGCCGATTCTGGGATAA
- a CDS encoding sulfatase-like hydrolase/transferase, translating into MTLTHPLFRLLCLAMILPTTASAEGTTRRPNVVILLTDDQGTLDANCYGSADLKTPNMDKLASTGTRFTQAYAHTVCCPSRAALYTGRHPQRGGVINWTQGDRHGTDRANINMAAEEVTLAEVLKSAGYRTALFGKWHLGAKIGHGPLDQGFETYFGHLGGFIDNYRHFFLHGRGYHDLYEGNDEVFRREEYYPDLMTEKAVAYIDKNKDAPFFLTVAFNLPHYPEQPIAAFKDTYADMPMPRQAYARVISSVDAIIGRVIDKLEQTGLRDDTIVIMMSDNGHSTEDNKGIAVENHTSGYPVGHYYLAHGGGGNTGKWIGHKGQFLEGGIRVPAMISYPAKLPRGQTREQVVPIMDWFPTVLELCGIQKETGAPKLDGRTMIPVIADPKAPSAHEVLHFGWANGWAVRKGDWKLISTQNKTNGKVTKASLHNLTGPEPEAKDHAAEHPEIVAQLTALHEAWEKDVNPK; encoded by the coding sequence ATGACACTCACCCATCCTCTGTTTCGTCTACTCTGCCTGGCGATGATTCTCCCCACGACGGCCTCGGCAGAGGGTACCACGAGAAGGCCCAACGTCGTCATCCTCCTCACCGATGACCAAGGGACACTGGATGCAAATTGCTACGGCTCAGCCGACCTCAAGACCCCCAACATGGATAAGCTGGCCTCGACCGGCACGCGCTTCACGCAGGCCTACGCACACACCGTCTGTTGTCCGTCCCGGGCGGCCCTATATACGGGGCGTCATCCGCAGCGCGGAGGGGTGATCAACTGGACCCAGGGAGATCGCCACGGCACCGACCGCGCCAATATCAACATGGCCGCCGAGGAAGTCACCCTCGCCGAGGTTCTGAAATCCGCTGGCTACCGCACCGCCTTGTTCGGCAAATGGCACCTGGGCGCGAAGATCGGCCATGGTCCGCTGGACCAGGGGTTCGAAACTTACTTCGGCCACCTCGGCGGCTTCATCGACAACTACCGGCACTTCTTCCTGCACGGGCGCGGCTATCACGACCTCTACGAGGGCAACGACGAGGTCTTCCGTCGCGAGGAATACTACCCGGACCTGATGACTGAGAAGGCCGTCGCCTACATCGATAAGAACAAGGACGCGCCCTTCTTCCTAACCGTCGCGTTCAACCTCCCGCACTATCCCGAGCAGCCTATCGCCGCGTTCAAGGACACCTACGCGGACATGCCGATGCCGCGCCAGGCCTACGCGCGGGTCATCTCATCCGTGGACGCGATCATCGGCCGCGTGATCGACAAGCTCGAACAGACCGGGCTCCGGGACGACACCATCGTCATCATGATGAGCGATAACGGCCACTCGACCGAGGACAACAAGGGGATCGCCGTCGAGAACCACACCAGCGGCTACCCAGTCGGCCACTACTACCTGGCGCACGGCGGCGGGGGCAACACGGGCAAGTGGATCGGCCACAAGGGTCAGTTCCTCGAGGGCGGCATCCGCGTGCCCGCGATGATCAGCTACCCGGCCAAACTCCCCCGCGGCCAGACCCGCGAGCAGGTTGTCCCGATCATGGATTGGTTCCCGACCGTCCTCGAACTCTGCGGCATCCAAAAGGAGACCGGCGCACCCAAACTGGACGGTCGAACCATGATCCCGGTGATCGCTGATCCGAAAGCCCCCAGCGCTCACGAGGTGCTGCATTTCGGCTGGGCCAATGGATGGGCAGTCCGCAAAGGCGACTGGAAACTCATCTCCACACAAAACAAGACCAACGGCAAGGTCACCAAGGCCAGCCTACACAATCTGACAGGGCCTGAGCCGGAGGCGAAGGATCACGCGGCCGAACACCCCGAAATCGTGGCCCAGCTGACGGCGCTCCACGAGGCGTGGGAGAAGGATGTCAACCCGAAGTAG
- a CDS encoding sulfatase-like hydrolase/transferase produces the protein MAGIRVGGVLFALLAGLWGDGVCAATPGDKPNVLVIVADDLNDWVGCLGGHPQAKTPNIDRLARSGVLFTNAHCPAPSCNPSRSAIFSGVPPYRSGLYNNAQKLRDVIPRAELLPRHFSRNGYWSAGSGKLLHYVIDPQSWDDYFPEKSKDDPFPRTFDPPNRPVGLPVGGPWQYRETDWAALDVTDEQHGGDWLVTKWIGEQLRHPHDKPFFLACGIYKPHEPWFVPKEYFEPFPLETIQVGPGYKAEDLDDVPAAGQKLARNRYFEHIQKQGQWKQGVQAYLAAIHFADAMVGRVLDALEKSPHRDNTIVVLISDHGWHLGEKEHWQKYTGWRLCTRVPLIVRVPKGAAGLPEGTAAGDICDRAVSLTDVFRTLTDLCGLPASGNKDAAERSLVPLLRNPKGTWPHAAITQLQTPDAYSVSRDSWRYIHYANGEEELYDIAADPHEWTNLLHRDGTAEHKARAAELRALAPADAAPVADIPLASLPALDWHPADGGATPPSKPDGNPFDVTFVNSREQSVELFWIAPDGSSKSYGAIAAAKIIRQQTRPGAVWEIRAESGARLGSFVIGDRAAKAVIPDSEGTRPRGTGLGPAPTSG, from the coding sequence ATGGCCGGAATAAGGGTGGGTGGCGTGCTCTTCGCCTTGCTCGCCGGCCTATGGGGCGATGGGGTTTGCGCGGCGACTCCCGGCGACAAGCCCAATGTCCTAGTCATTGTCGCCGACGACCTCAATGACTGGGTCGGCTGCCTGGGCGGACACCCGCAGGCGAAAACCCCCAATATCGACCGACTGGCCCGGAGCGGCGTGCTGTTCACCAACGCGCATTGCCCCGCGCCCTCGTGCAATCCGTCTCGCTCGGCGATTTTCTCTGGTGTGCCGCCGTACCGTTCCGGCCTCTACAACAACGCGCAGAAGCTCCGCGATGTCATACCCCGCGCGGAGTTGCTGCCGCGCCATTTCTCCCGCAACGGTTACTGGTCTGCTGGTTCGGGCAAGCTGCTTCATTACGTCATCGACCCCCAATCTTGGGACGACTACTTCCCAGAGAAGTCGAAGGATGATCCTTTCCCGCGCACGTTCGATCCCCCCAACCGCCCGGTCGGCCTGCCGGTGGGCGGACCATGGCAGTATCGCGAGACCGACTGGGCCGCACTCGACGTGACCGACGAGCAACATGGCGGCGATTGGTTGGTGACAAAGTGGATCGGCGAACAACTCCGGCACCCGCACGACAAACCGTTCTTCCTTGCCTGCGGCATCTACAAGCCCCACGAGCCGTGGTTCGTGCCCAAGGAATACTTCGAGCCGTTTCCACTCGAAACAATCCAGGTTGGGCCGGGCTACAAGGCTGAAGATCTCGACGACGTCCCGGCGGCGGGGCAGAAACTCGCCCGCAATCGTTACTTCGAGCACATCCAGAAGCAGGGCCAGTGGAAGCAGGGCGTCCAGGCATATCTCGCCGCCATTCATTTTGCGGACGCCATGGTCGGGCGTGTGCTAGACGCGCTGGAGAAAAGCCCGCACCGTGACAACACCATCGTCGTCCTCATCAGCGATCACGGCTGGCATCTGGGCGAGAAGGAGCACTGGCAGAAATACACCGGATGGCGGTTGTGTACGCGGGTGCCGCTCATCGTACGTGTTCCCAAGGGGGCGGCTGGCTTGCCCGAGGGCACCGCCGCCGGGGATATCTGCGACCGTGCGGTCAGCCTCACCGACGTATTCCGCACCCTGACCGATTTGTGCGGGCTGCCCGCGTCGGGGAACAAGGACGCCGCCGAGCGCAGCCTCGTGCCGCTGCTGCGCAACCCGAAGGGCACGTGGCCCCACGCCGCAATCACACAACTCCAGACCCCGGACGCCTATTCCGTAAGCCGCGACAGCTGGCGTTACATCCATTACGCCAACGGCGAAGAGGAACTCTACGACATCGCCGCCGACCCTCACGAGTGGACCAACCTTCTGCACCGTGACGGAACCGCCGAACACAAGGCGCGCGCCGCCGAACTGCGTGCGCTCGCGCCGGCGGATGCCGCGCCCGTCGCGGATATCCCGCTCGCGTCACTTCCCGCACTCGACTGGCATCCCGCGGACGGAGGAGCCACGCCGCCTTCGAAGCCCGATGGCAATCCGTTTGATGTCACGTTCGTCAACTCGCGCGAGCAGAGCGTGGAGTTATTCTGGATCGCGCCCGATGGGAGTTCGAAATCGTATGGCGCCATCGCCGCCGCAAAGATCATTCGCCAGCAGACGCGGCCGGGTGCCGTGTGGGAAATCCGCGCCGAGAGCGGCGCACGCCTGGGCAGCTTCGTCATCGGCGACCGCGCAGCCAAAGCCGTGATCCCCGATTCCGAGGGAACACGCCCGAGGGGCACCGGTCTCGGACCCGCCCCTACTTCGGGTTGA
- a CDS encoding sulfatase-like hydrolase/transferase, protein MSCPNIIVILADDLGYECIGANGGKSYQTPHLDRIASTGVRFEHCYAQPNCTPTRVQMMTGMSNVRNYVDFGSLEKSQTTFGHLFRDTGYATCIAGKWQLGSKDPSLPRHFGFDEHCLWSMLGRGERYANPSLSVNGEFNTFAGKYGPDVCQEFVVDFIRRNRSKPFLVYYPMILTHGHYEATPDSKDYGQPGAQAKAANQQHFADMVAYMDKQIGNLTKELEALGLRENTLILFSGDNGTGRGATSTLEDGSEQDGEKGSTTRGGMHVPLIASWPGKMKPGTVCLDLVDMTDFLPTICEAAGVSVPKTLTLDGRSFLPQVRGEKGQPRDWIYSYWVPLRASQTKHVGTRGAVEQAFDQHFKLYSTGKFFDLDHDVEEKSPRRVADLQGDAAAAARKLQAALEQFKDARPASLSPPTVPGERNKKTK, encoded by the coding sequence GTGTCATGTCCCAATATCATCGTCATTCTCGCCGACGACCTCGGCTATGAATGCATCGGGGCCAACGGCGGCAAGTCCTACCAGACGCCGCACTTGGACCGCATCGCGAGCACGGGCGTCCGCTTCGAGCACTGCTATGCTCAGCCGAATTGCACGCCGACGCGCGTACAGATGATGACCGGCATGTCGAACGTGCGGAACTATGTGGACTTCGGCTCGCTGGAAAAATCGCAGACAACCTTCGGCCATTTGTTTCGCGATACCGGCTACGCCACCTGCATCGCCGGCAAGTGGCAGCTCGGTTCCAAGGACCCCTCGCTGCCCAGGCACTTCGGCTTCGATGAGCACTGCCTGTGGTCGATGCTCGGACGCGGCGAGCGCTACGCCAACCCCAGCCTCTCAGTGAATGGTGAGTTCAATACCTTCGCCGGAAAGTACGGGCCGGACGTGTGCCAGGAGTTCGTCGTCGATTTCATCCGCCGCAATCGCAGCAAGCCGTTCCTGGTCTATTACCCGATGATCCTCACGCACGGACACTACGAGGCGACACCGGACAGCAAGGACTACGGCCAGCCGGGCGCGCAGGCAAAGGCGGCCAATCAGCAGCACTTCGCCGACATGGTGGCCTACATGGACAAGCAGATCGGCAACTTGACGAAGGAACTCGAAGCCCTCGGCCTGCGCGAGAACACGCTCATCCTCTTCAGTGGCGACAATGGCACAGGCCGCGGCGCGACCTCGACACTGGAGGACGGAAGCGAGCAGGACGGGGAAAAGGGCAGCACCACTCGCGGCGGCATGCATGTGCCTCTCATCGCGAGCTGGCCCGGCAAAATGAAGCCCGGCACCGTCTGCCTCGATCTCGTGGACATGACCGATTTCCTGCCCACGATCTGCGAAGCAGCGGGCGTGTCCGTGCCGAAGACACTGACCCTGGATGGTCGCAGCTTCCTTCCCCAGGTGCGCGGCGAGAAAGGCCAGCCGCGTGATTGGATTTACAGCTATTGGGTGCCGCTGCGTGCGTCACAAACCAAGCATGTCGGCACACGCGGCGCGGTGGAGCAGGCGTTTGATCAGCATTTCAAGCTCTACAGCACCGGCAAGTTTTTTGACCTCGACCACGACGTGGAGGAGAAGTCGCCACGGCGAGTTGCAGACTTGCAGGGCGACGCCGCCGCCGCCGCCCGCAAACTTCAGGCGGCGCTGGAGCAATTCAAAGACGCCCGGCCGGCCAGCCTGAGTCCGCCGACTGTGCCGGGGGAAAGGAATAAGAAGACCAAGTGA
- a CDS encoding prenyltransferase/squalene oxidase repeat-containing protein — translation MTGIQEDSMKHTLAFLSALLLTPLAAIQAAEATNSVESATQRGLARVMQAASRWQTHKTCFSCHHQTLPMLAALEGARVGIPLDKAWLKSQADTTLKYFEDRIESMDDGDHVPGGAATVAFGLWALDLDHRPSDKTTTSMVTYLLKIQGVTRLRDGSKEIPLPEARDGHWQASCRRAPMQASLIGDTVLVLIGLEKYGTKEQRSLVAGARTKAEQWLANTPLRDQQDRLWRLWGLHHLGGAEALKQNTLAAVIAAQRDDGGWAETKDRESDAYSTGQTLFMLLKTGTAAEHPAIVRARDYLLKTQRADGSWLAESHVKFKAQPYFDNGDPHGEHQFLSIAATAWAVAGLAQLRPAK, via the coding sequence ATGACCGGCATCCAGGAGGATTCGATGAAACACACGCTCGCATTCCTCTCAGCCCTGCTGCTCACACCGCTGGCTGCAATACAAGCTGCCGAAGCCACTAACAGCGTCGAATCCGCCACACAGCGAGGCTTGGCGCGTGTTATGCAGGCGGCGAGTCGTTGGCAGACGCATAAGACGTGTTTCTCATGCCATCATCAGACGCTGCCAATGCTCGCGGCGCTGGAGGGTGCGCGCGTGGGGATTCCCTTGGATAAGGCGTGGCTGAAGTCGCAGGCGGACACCACGCTGAAGTATTTCGAGGACCGCATCGAGAGCATGGACGATGGCGATCATGTGCCGGGTGGCGCTGCGACCGTGGCATTCGGGCTCTGGGCTTTGGATCTCGACCATCGACCTTCGGACAAGACCACGACGTCGATGGTGACATATCTGCTTAAGATCCAAGGCGTCACGAGACTGCGCGATGGCAGTAAGGAAATTCCGCTGCCGGAGGCACGGGACGGACACTGGCAGGCATCGTGTCGCCGCGCACCGATGCAGGCATCGCTCATCGGCGATACCGTGCTCGTGCTCATCGGCCTGGAGAAGTACGGGACAAAGGAACAGCGATCCCTCGTCGCTGGGGCGCGAACGAAGGCGGAGCAATGGCTAGCCAATACGCCCCTGCGCGACCAGCAGGATCGCCTCTGGCGTCTTTGGGGGCTGCATCATCTCGGCGGAGCCGAGGCGCTGAAGCAAAACACCCTCGCCGCCGTGATTGCCGCGCAACGCGACGATGGCGGCTGGGCCGAAACGAAAGACCGCGAGAGTGACGCTTACTCCACGGGCCAGACCTTGTTCATGTTGTTAAAAACCGGCACCGCCGCCGAACACCCGGCCATTGTTCGAGCGCGAGACTATCTATTGAAGACGCAACGCGCCGATGGCTCGTGGCTGGCCGAATCGCATGTGAAGTTCAAGGCCCAGCCCTACTTCGACAATGGCGACCCGCATGGCGAGCATCAGTTTCTCTCCATCGCCGCAACGGCGTGGGCGGTCGCCGGACTTGCGCAATTACGTCCAGCCAAATAG